The proteins below are encoded in one region of Bacillus vallismortis:
- the rluB gene encoding 23S rRNA pseudouridine(2605) synthase RluB, whose translation MERLQKVIAHAGFASRRKAEELIKEGKVKVNGKVVTELGVKVTGSDQIEVNGLKVEREEPVYFLLYKPRGVISAAQDDKGRKVVTDFFKEVPQRIYPIGRLDYDTSGLLLLTNDGEFANKLMHPKYEIDKTYVAKVKGIPPKELLRKLERGIMLEEGKTAPAKAKLLSLDKRKQTSIIQLTIHEGRNRQVRRMFEAIGHEVIKLKREEYAFLNLRGLHTGDARELTPHEVKRLRALAEHGKNAF comes from the coding sequence ATGGAAAGACTGCAAAAAGTGATTGCTCATGCCGGATTTGCATCGCGCAGAAAGGCAGAAGAGCTGATTAAAGAAGGAAAAGTAAAGGTGAACGGCAAAGTAGTAACAGAGCTGGGTGTTAAGGTCACCGGTTCTGATCAGATTGAGGTAAACGGGTTAAAGGTTGAACGCGAAGAGCCGGTTTACTTTCTCTTATATAAACCAAGAGGCGTTATTTCCGCAGCCCAGGATGACAAAGGGCGCAAAGTCGTGACGGACTTTTTTAAAGAAGTCCCGCAGCGCATTTATCCGATCGGACGTCTGGATTATGATACGAGCGGTCTTTTGCTTTTAACCAATGACGGCGAATTTGCCAATAAGCTGATGCACCCTAAGTATGAAATAGACAAAACATACGTGGCGAAGGTGAAAGGCATTCCCCCTAAAGAGCTGCTCAGAAAGCTGGAGCGCGGAATTATGCTGGAGGAAGGCAAAACGGCGCCTGCTAAAGCGAAGCTTCTGTCTTTGGATAAGAGAAAGCAGACAAGCATTATTCAGCTGACGATTCATGAAGGACGCAACAGACAAGTGCGGCGCATGTTTGAAGCGATCGGGCATGAGGTAATCAAGCTGAAGCGTGAAGAATACGCGTTTTTAAACCTGCGAGGCCTGCACACGGGAGATGCCAGAGAGCTTACGCCGCATGAAGTCAAAAGACTCAGAGCGCTGGCGGAGCACGGTAAAAACGCTTTCTAA
- the resA gene encoding thiol-disulfide oxidoreductase ResA, producing the protein MKRNRRLFIRTGILLILICALGYTIYNAVFAGKESISEGSDAPNFVLEDTNGKRIELSDLKGKGVFLNFWGTWCEPCKKEFPYMANQYKHFKDKGIEVVAVNVGESKIAVHNFIKSYGVNFPVVLDTDRQVLDAYDVSPLPTTFLINPEGKVVKVVTGTMTESMIHDYMNLIKPGETSG; encoded by the coding sequence ATGAAGAGAAATAGGCGTTTATTCATTCGGACCGGCATCCTTCTCATTTTAATCTGCGCGCTTGGCTATACGATTTACAATGCCGTATTTGCCGGCAAAGAGAGCATATCCGAAGGGTCCGACGCACCTAATTTTGTCCTTGAAGATACGAATGGGAAGCGTATAGAGCTCAGTGATTTAAAAGGGAAAGGTGTTTTTTTAAATTTCTGGGGTACATGGTGTGAACCGTGCAAAAAAGAATTTCCTTATATGGCGAACCAGTATAAGCATTTTAAAGACAAAGGCATCGAAGTTGTCGCGGTAAATGTTGGGGAGTCAAAGATAGCAGTACATAATTTTATAAAATCCTACGGAGTCAATTTCCCGGTTGTTCTGGATACAGATCGCCAAGTGCTTGATGCCTATGACGTATCTCCGCTTCCGACAACCTTTTTAATCAATCCGGAAGGAAAAGTTGTCAAGGTGGTGACCGGCACTATGACAGAAAGCATGATCCATGATTATATGAATCTGATAAAACCCGGAGAGACTTCGGGATGA